The sequence below is a genomic window from Thioclava nitratireducens.
CGGGGCGCACGAAGCCGGTGACGATCAACTCGCGCACTTCGAAATTCACTCGCACCTCCTGGCTCCCCTGAATGCGCAGCACGCCGTTCGGGAGTGTCTCGATGATCGTGGCGGCCACGCGAAGGGTCAGCTTCTCGTTGCGCGACACTTGCCCGTCGCCGGAATAGGAGGAGTTCGAATTGGTCGCGACGGCATTGGCCATGTTCGCTCCCGCAGGCAGCCGCTTGTCGATGCGCTGCGGAATGCCCAGCATCGAAGGCACCCCCATTGTTTCGGAGCCGTTACGCGAGCGGCCTGTGGAATTCGAGATTTCAGCCTTGTCGTTAATCTCTATCACAACCGTGAGAATGTCACCGCGCTGGGC
It includes:
- the flgH gene encoding flagellar basal body L-ring protein FlgH — its product is MKSPALLLLSIALVACGRLEQVGKAPDFTPVEGGNEFYAMASSPLPATTVARTPEQEASLWSGARNSLLGDQRAAQRGDILTVVIEINDKAEISNSTGRSRNGSETMGVPSMLGIPQRIDKRLPAGANMANAVATNSNSSYSGDGQVSRNEKLTLRVAATIIETLPNGVLRIQGSQEVRVNFEVRELIVTGFVRPEDVSRQNEITYDKIAGARISYGGRGQITDVQQPRYGQQIADVLLPF